The Micromonospora sp. NBC_00421 DNA window GCGGGTGGGCCGACTCCTGCGGGAACACGTCGACGAGGAACCGGGTGGATGATGGACGACCGCGAGCGGCACGAGACCGGCATGACGGTACGCCGACAGGTGCTCGGTGACGCGCACGTCGACCGCGCGGTCGCCGACACCGACGAGTTCACCGCCGACTTCCAGGACTTCATCACCCGCTACGCCTGGGGCGAGGTGTGGAGCCGACCGGGGCTCGACCGGCGTAGCCGCAGTGTGGTCACCCTCGCCGTGCTCGCCACCCTGCACCACGACGAGGAATTGGCGATGCACGTGCGCGCCGCGCTGGGCAACGGCCTGAGCCGTCAGGAGGTGGCGGAGGTGCTGCTCCAGGTGGGCGTCTACGCTGGCGTACCGGCGGCGAACCGGGCGTTCAGGGTGGCCCGGGAGGTCCTGCGGCAGGAGGCTGGGTGAGGGTGGGCGGGGAGGCGGCGCGGTCGCCGGAGTTCGTGCAGTCGCTGGAGCGCGGACTCGCGGTGATCCGGGCGTTCGACGCCGAACATCCGCAGCTCACCCTGAGCGAGGTGGCCCGGCGGACCGGGCTGACCCGGGCCGCCGCCCGCCGGTTCCTGCTCACCCTCGTCGAGTTGGGGTACGTGCACACCGACGGCCGGCTCTTCTCGCTGCGACCGCGGATCCTCGCCCTCGGCTACGCCTACCTGTCGGGCCTGGGCCTGCCCGAGATCGCGCAGCGGCACATGGAGGCACTTGTCGCGCAGGTGCACGAGTCCTGCTCGGTGTCGGTGCTCGACGGCGACGAGGTGGTCTACGTCGCCCGGGTGCCCACCAAGCGGATCATGACGGTCGGCATCAGCGTGGGCACCCGGTTCCCCGCGTACGCCACCTCGATGGGCCGGGTGCTGCTCGCCGCGCAACCGGCGGACTGGTTGGACGACTACCTCACCACCGCGCCACTGCGGCCGTTGACCCGGCGCACCGTCACCGACCCGGTGAAACTGCGCGCACTCCTGACGAAGATCGCCGCCCAGGGGTACGCGATCGTCGACCAGGAGTTGGAGGAGGGACTGCGGTCCCTGGCCGCGCCGATCCACGGCGAGAACGGTTCGGTGATCGCGGCGGTGAACCTCTCCGCCCACGCCACCCGGGGGTCCTTCGAGCTGATCCGGCGGGAACTGCTCCCACCGCTGCTGGCCGCCGCGCGGCGGATCGAGGAGGACCTGCGGGGAGCCGGCTCTTCTCCCGCCGCGAGCACCGTCACCTGACCCGGTAGAGGCGGGTCGTCGGCTCCACGACGGCGGTCAGCAGCGCGCCGGGCACGAGTCCCGGGTCGTCGGGCCGGATCGTGTCCGCTTCGAAGGTGGCGAAGCCGGGTCCACGGATCCGCAGGTGGAGGACGAGCCCCGGGTCCTCACCACCCAGGTGGGGTGCCACGGTGAGGATCTCGGCAGTGGCGGCGACACCGGCGGCGTCGAGTTGCCGCGCGTCCCGGCGGGACCGGCTGACCACCCGCCAGCCGAAGGCGCCGAAACCGACCCCGACGATCGTGGTGAACACCTCACCGGCGAGCAGGCCCCAGCGCTCCCCGGGCGGCACCGGCAGGCCCCCCGTCAGGTCGGCGGCGAGCAGGACCGGGCCGGGTAGACAGATAGCCAGGAACAGCAGCCGGCAGAGCAGTGCGCCGACCGGCCCGATGGGCGTTTCCGCCTCCCGGGGTGCACTCGTCATGCCGGCACCCTAGAACACCGGTGCGTCGTTGCGGCGCCCCGCTCGTCGTTCCGGCGCCCTGGCGCTTCTCCGCCGCCGTCCCGTCCGCCCCCATGTGCGGCGGGCCGGTGCCCAGGCACCGGCCCGCCAAACGGTCTGCTCCACCGGCTGTGCGGTGGGTGGTCAGCCTCCGGCGCAGGTGACGGTGGCGCCGGTGCCGCTTCCGGTGCCCTGGAACCCGAAGCTGGTGCTCTGCCCCGCGCCCAGTCGGCCGTTGTAGCTCTGGTTGGTGACGGTGATGGTGCCGCTCGTCCCGCTGGCGACGCCGTTCCACACCGAGCTGACCGACGTGCCGCCTGGCAGGGTGAGGGTGACCCGCCAACCGGTGAGCGCGCTGGTCCCCGCAGTGACGCTGACGTTGGCGACGAATCCGCCGTTCCACTGGTCCTGCACTGCGTAGCCGGCGGTGCAGCCGGTGTTCCCGCCGGGCGGCGTGGTGGGCGGTGGGGTGGTCGGCGGCGGCGTGGTCGGCGGGGGAGTCGTGGGTGGCGGCGTGGTGGGTGGCGGCGTGGTCGGCGGTGGGGTGGTGGGCGGCGGGCCGTCGAGCGTCAGGTTCTTCTGCTGGACGGCCCACTGGGTGCGGCACAGCCCGCAGTCGGGGCCGACGAAGTTGCTGCCGGCGGTGGTGTCGCCCTTGAGTCGCCACTTGAGGTAGAGCACCGCCACCCGGCCGAACTCGCCGCCGTTGGGCTGGTCGTACGTGCCGCCGTGGCCGACGTTCAGGTTGCCCATGAAGGCGGGCAGCCCGGCCGGCAGCTTGCCCCAGTCGTCGACGGCGTTCGGGTAGGCGATGTCGCTGGGCCCGCCGACGAAGTAGGCGATCGGCTTGGTGAGCCGTCTGAGCTGGTAGTCGTCGGCGTCGTTGAGCAGGCCGCTGCTGAAGATGCCGGTCGTGGTGACGCGCGGGTCGTTGGAGACGGCGTACGCCTCCAGACCGCCGCAGGAGAAGCCCGCCACGGCGACCTTGCCGGTGTCGATCCGGTTGTAGTACTTGCTGCCCTGGCGGGAGTTCTCCGCGACCGCCCAGTCGATGGACTGGGTGAGCATCTGCGAGTTGGTGGAGCCGGAGGCGTTCGGCCCGCCGTTGGCGATGGCCAGGAAGCCGTGGGAGGCGATCTCGCGGAGGAAGTTGCCCTGCGACAGGCCGTTGGCCGAGCAGCCACCGTTGCCCCACACCAGGATGGGCAGGCGTTCCGACGGCAGGGTCTGGGGCCGGAAGATGGTGTGGTTGGGCAGGCTGGTCGAGGTCTCGTAGTCGGCCGGATATGGGCCCGAGCCGCCGACCGCGGCGTCGGCCGGTGTCGCGCCGAGCACCATGAGCACGGAGGCCGCCGGCACGATGGCGGCCACCAGGCCCGCGTAGATCTTCGATCTCCTTGTCATGCATCCTCCAGCGGACGTCGGCGATGGCACCCCCTGCGGCGGCGGTGGCGACTGTGCGGCCGGGCCCCGACCGGGGAGGTCGGCGCCGGCCATGGGTCGGGTCGGCGGGGACGCGTCGACCACCCGGCCGCAGTCCCGCAGGCGGTCGGCGGTGTGCGGTCACTATCACCGAGGCAACGATAAGTGTCAATGTGTTGCCCGGCTGGTGGGCCGTGGACGTGGTCAGCCCGGCCAGGAAGGTCTCCCTGGCCTGCGGGCGGGGCCAGGGGTTCGGCAGCAGGTGCGGGGGCGGATCCGGGTCGGTGTCGGCGAACCGTCGCCAGCAGTCCATCTCGACAGGACCTGGGCCCGGGGTGAACGGAGGTCGTCGGCAGGCTGTTCGGCGATCACCTCACCAGATCGTTCCACCGCCCCGCGCAGCGCCGGTCGGGCCCGCAGCGTCCCACCCGGCCCGTGACATGATGACGCCCATGGGCAAGCAGCAGGACGTCGGTGGGACCGACCGTCACAGTGGGTCGGGTGCCGCGGCGCAGGGTGCGACGGATGGCGGGGTCGACGCCCGACTCGCCATCGCGCAGGATCCCGGCACCACCCACCTGGCGCTCATCGACCTGGCCGCCGACCCGTCGGCGGTGGTCCGCAAGGCGGTCGCCAGCCGTCCAGACGCGCCGGCACAGGCGCTGCGACCGCTGGCCCGTGACGGTGACCGGCACGTCCGGGAGGCGGTGGCGAAGAACCCCTCGACCTCGATCGCCAACCTGCTGCGCCTGGTCAAGGACGCCGACCGTTGGGTCCGCTGGGCGGTCGCCGGCAACCCGGCCTGCGACGAATCGGTACGGCGGGTGATGGCGCAGACTGCGGACAAGGAGCTTCGTGGTCTGCTCGCCGAGTCGCGGGACCTGGAGCCCGAGTTGGCCGCCCGGCTGGTCGCCGACGTCTCACCCGAGGTGCGGGAACGGCTCGCCATCCACACCCACGACCCCGAGGTGATCACCGCGTTGCTGGCCGACCGGACGGCACGGGTGCGCAAGGGGCTGGCCCGCAATCCGCGCACCACCGCCGCCCACCGCAGCGCGCTCGCCCAGGACCCGGTGCCGGACGTCCGCGCCGCGCTGGTGCTCGCCGTCGCGCTGGATGAGGCGGATCTGCGCCTTCTGGTCGACGACCGGTCGGTGCAGGTGCGGATGGCCGTGGCGACGTCGGAGGTCGTTCCGCCGCACCTGCGGCAGGTGCTCGCCGACGACCCCGACGAGATGGTGGCCGGTGCGGCCCGGGAGTTTCGCCCCGGATCGGGAGCCTCCCCGGTGGTACGCGCGCCGCGCGTCGGCCACCGGGCTGCGGGGGCCGGTCGCGGCCGGCCGGGCAACAACACCGGGCGCTGAGTCCGGCCCGTACCACCGGTCCTCCCCTGGCGGCCCGTGGGACCCATTGGCATCTGCGGGGGGTCTTCCCGGCGGGTGGATCGTGCGCGAAACTTCTCGGGCGGATTGACCGGGGTGGCTCTCTTCGGTTCCTTCCGACCGGACGGTAGCATTGTGTGGCTGTACACGGGACAGGAGGCCACCAATGGCGCGTGCGACGTCTCGCCCGGAGTCGACCCGACGCCGGCAACGCTGGCCGGACGGGTACGACCCGGAGAACACCCGCAACTCGTTGATCACGAGTGCGC harbors:
- the pcaC gene encoding 4-carboxymuconolactone decarboxylase, translating into MMDDRERHETGMTVRRQVLGDAHVDRAVADTDEFTADFQDFITRYAWGEVWSRPGLDRRSRSVVTLAVLATLHHDEELAMHVRAALGNGLSRQEVAEVLLQVGVYAGVPAANRAFRVAREVLRQEAG
- a CDS encoding IclR family transcriptional regulator, with amino-acid sequence MRVGGEAARSPEFVQSLERGLAVIRAFDAEHPQLTLSEVARRTGLTRAAARRFLLTLVELGYVHTDGRLFSLRPRILALGYAYLSGLGLPEIAQRHMEALVAQVHESCSVSVLDGDEVVYVARVPTKRIMTVGISVGTRFPAYATSMGRVLLAAQPADWLDDYLTTAPLRPLTRRTVTDPVKLRALLTKIAAQGYAIVDQELEEGLRSLAAPIHGENGSVIAAVNLSAHATRGSFELIRRELLPPLLAAARRIEEDLRGAGSSPAASTVT
- a CDS encoding cellulose binding domain-containing protein, which gives rise to MTRRSKIYAGLVAAIVPAASVLMVLGATPADAAVGGSGPYPADYETSTSLPNHTIFRPQTLPSERLPILVWGNGGCSANGLSQGNFLREIASHGFLAIANGGPNASGSTNSQMLTQSIDWAVAENSRQGSKYYNRIDTGKVAVAGFSCGGLEAYAVSNDPRVTTTGIFSSGLLNDADDYQLRRLTKPIAYFVGGPSDIAYPNAVDDWGKLPAGLPAFMGNLNVGHGGTYDQPNGGEFGRVAVLYLKWRLKGDTTAGSNFVGPDCGLCRTQWAVQQKNLTLDGPPPTTPPPTTPPPTTPPPTTPPPTTPPPTTPPPTTPPGGNTGCTAGYAVQDQWNGGFVANVSVTAGTSALTGWRVTLTLPGGTSVSSVWNGVASGTSGTITVTNQSYNGRLGAGQSTSFGFQGTGSGTGATVTCAGG